The sequence below is a genomic window from Silene latifolia isolate original U9 population chromosome 7, ASM4854445v1, whole genome shotgun sequence.
tggccgctttatctgacccgaggaacgttctatgtgatttccggagaattttgttccgggaccctggaatcccgaaaaaccgtgtattatactttcaatttgagccgttcgggaggtcgtaccggacccagtttctttttctcccggtttttctattacgcgttcgaggtcatttcaggagttaacctattcgattcagcctctaataacgagcattaaacgagcattaatccatttttcacgattatccgaggttcgacgaatgctggtttatggcataccggcacccccaaatgtcttccgttgctactcaaattttgcgtggccgctttatctgacccgaggaactttttatgtgatttccggagaattttgttccgggaccttggaatcctgaaaaaccgtgtatattagTACATCAGCGGAAGAAATATAACTAACTCTCCTTCTGATAATATTCAAATGTGCACCTTTTTTTAAATTCAGGTGATATTAGCTTCTCCTCTAAATTTCAGCGGGACATCAACATCAATATTTAGTAAAGCACTCGGTAGAGCTCTTAGGAatgtaacaataataatatagcGCATCAGAAGAGCTATTAGGAATGTAACATTGATTGATTCTGATACTATTATTAATGTTACTTACATTCCTAAGATCAGAATTAATCAATGTTACATTCCTAGGAGTTGTTCTGATGCACATGGACTAGTCTAGGTAAAACACGAACTTGTTCGATAATCTCATCATTATCAAGAAGGGTAGGTCTAACCTTAATCAAGAGGAGGGGTGGGGAGGGGCGGGGTGTGAGGGTTTTTTGAGGGGGGTGGGGAATGGTGTTGGAGTTAAAAGTTTGGGTTCTACCTAGACTGATCCATCCTACTAGTCCATGTGCATATATTTTGGCAAACCCCAAGAAATTACCATGGGTGGTGTTAGGAGATTACGGTATCAATCCGTTTTATTTGTAACGGTCAAAAGCTTGTAACCTCTCACAACCATCTCCCACTCTTCTCTAATTCTTCAATATAAAATCCTTACAAATCCTTACAGATGTAACTTATGTAAATTATTTTGATTTTTCACTATGATTGCTCATTTAAATTACTCCTTCCTCCCGATAATTTATTTACctatatttttttttcctttgctTTTCCGTCAAAAATAAAGGTAAGTGAATAGAGAGAATTATCACAAGATTCGTTTATTTACCTTAGGTCCAATTAACCTAGTAGTCAAAAAAGATTAGTGCCATGTTTTTTAAGTGCATAAATTCTCACAATATTGATCAAATTATTGACAAGAAAAGGTAATGTAGTCATGTGGTGATAATAAATACTAGAGTACACTAGTACACAAACTAATAATGCAATGTTTTTTTTCCCACATTATATATAGACGTGTGTGTTTTACTTAGTTGTCAACTTATAAGGTTATctataacataaaacaataataaaatggctTTTCCACTTCTTTTCAAATTTCCGCAAGAAGGTAATGCATCGATCCTTTCCATTATCTCCGTTCTCCATTTTTTTTCGACGACTTAGATTATTCCTGAAACGATTTAATCACAAATAAAAGTAATGGATAATAATGTGGGAGAGAAATAGTATTCTGTATATATCCGATCCCACTTTTTCACATTCAACTCTTTTTGTGTACTTTTTTATTGATCAAATTATTTTGAGCAAAGATTAATAATTTATCAACTAAAACGTGTAGAATTTAAATGTGTTCTAACAATGATTGATGTACGTAGTGTGCTTTATTAATCTTCTAATATTTTTAGTGCACTACAACACAACTATGCACCTTATCAGTGTGGGAGATGTGAACTAAAAATATCTTAGCTTAATTAGTAGTTAAGACTAAGGTATTATGACAATTGATTACGGTTTTTGAATATTTTTTTTCCAACACAATTACACACCTTATTAGTGTAGGAGCGTGAACTACACATGTCTTAGCTTAATTAGTAGTTAAGACTAAGGTATCATGACAATAGATTACggtttttgaatttattttttctCCTATATATTATACTGACTTTGTGCCTTATTTGAAGAAAAAAGCACACGAGCGTGAATCTATTTATTAGAAATCCGTTAGGTAGATTTGGTTTTGTAAGTTTGGAGATAGTTCTTTGATTCTTAAAATAGTACTCCTACCTTATAATAGTCGTGTAATTCGACAattacaaattctcatttgcAATGGACAAAATCCATTGTTAGAGCAATAGCAATAGTAGTTCTTAATATTGGGGTTATCACTAAGAACCTTGTTTTTAAAGTTCTTCTATTGTATTGAAAAGTTGGTTCTTATTTTTAAGAATTAAGTTCTAAAATAAAAACCAAGTTTTTAAATATGGGAATGTGTATAACCAATAAATTAGCTTTGTAAAATGTGAAAAACACTATAACATTGTCCATTTTTAAGTATATTTCATTTAAGAACTTTTATATTAAGTTCCTACATTGTAAACAAAAGTCCTTAAGTATTGAAATTGAGGTAATATGACATGCCATGAAAAACTTTATGTAAAGTTCTTCTACTGCTATTGCTCTTAAGTCGCTCCCCCCTTTGTATTCCGCTTTCTAATTTTCCTCTATTTCCCTCCTATTTTTATATTCATACACAATCTAATAATTTCTTATACTCTTACGATTCTTACGGTCGAAACATGCTTAGATTAGAAGGTAAAGTGGCAATAATAACAGGAGGGGCAAGTGGAATTGGTGAATACACAGCCAAGCTTTTCAGCAAACATGGAGCTAAAGTTGTGATTGCGGATATCCAAGATGATTTGGGCCAAACTATTTGTAAAGAACTTGGGCCTTCAGCCACCTTCGTCCATTGTGATGTATCAAACGAAGCCCATGTTAAAGATGTTGTGGACTACACAATGGCCCAATATGGAAAGTTGGACATCATGCATAATAATGCTGGCTTAGTGGGTTCTCTCATCCCCAATATCACCGACACCACATTGCCTGATTTTGAGAAGGTAATGACTAATGACTCTTGTACTAAAGTTTGTAAAAGCTGATCCGACTTGAGAAACCAAACTCGATAGAACCCAAAAATAAGGTGAACTGAAACCAACCCGATCCAAACTGAATCGATAATCTATAGCAGCATTGTTTTTTCCAACCCGATCCGTTACCCGGTGTTGACTCAAGTCACTCAACCCGATAATGAACTATCTTAAAAATGATGTAAATAACATCAAATTGACATTCATCAACTTAATTGTTTTCACTTAAAACTAGAATTAATACGCCTAcacattgtttaaatataaaattGCCCCATCAAAAAGTAAATGCATAAAGATAAAATATATGCTGATTAATGACCCAAACCAACTAGCCACGCCCTgataacccgacccgaaaatggccTTAATAAACTGTAACCGACCTGAACTCGTCACTAACCCAGTACAACCCGAACCCTTAGTTTGATGATATAACTCGGTTTCATTTCACCAGTAATATATCAAATTTGATGATATAATCGTCCTTTAAATtaattattactccgtattaagCAGATCATCAAGGTGAACCTTATCGGACCGTTCTTGGGTACAAAACATGCGGCCCGGGTCATGATCCCGGCCCGACAAGGGAGCATAATAACAACATCAAGCATATGCTCAATTATAGGAGGTGGAGCTCCATATGCTTATTCTAGCTCAAAACATGGAGTAGTAGGGTTAATGAAAAATGCAGCAGTAGAACTTGGAAATTACGGTATTCGGGTTAATTGTGTTGCACCGCATTTGATATCAACTCCTATGACTAGGTCATTTCTTAATATGAAAGATGAAGATTTTTCAAACTTTTATTCTAACATAAAAGGTGAAAGATGTAAAGTTGAGGATATAGCACAAACTGCTTTATTTCTTGCAAGTGATGATTCAAAGTATGTTAGTGGACATAatcttgttgttgatggtggaTTTACCATCATGAATCCTGGATTTTGTATGTATGAATATACCAAGTAAAGTAATTATTATTGTCGTCGTCTTcgattcattattattattactccctcctatccactcttttcttccctattttctaaaacggattattcaggttttcttcccctttcctttttgagaaagtttttattaatattatactcttatctctttccactcatcaaaccccactatatactttattaatatttaattctaattatctctacctctctccaataaccaaaccccactcatctcctttattaatatttaatcataattattcatacctctctccaattaccaaaccacACTCATATTTTTACCAATATTATACTCTccacccttaatctccgtgcccacttcaaaAGGGAAAAAAAGGGTGGATAGGAGGAGTATTAAttattagggttatttaatgtcaatactccaaactattgtGGTACTTCTTAAAATACTTCATACtttattttaactaccaatataccCAACTTTAACACTCTTTCCCTGGTATTAGAATAGATAGATCGGCTACCTGCTAAGCCGGTTAAAATGTTTTAACCCCTCTTTTTTTCTACCATTGCTGATTCTTGTCAACACGCCCGGCCCCATTGATGTTCTCCTAATCTCATCTTCAGGTGAattcttcaccttcttcttcaATCTTCCCCTTTTTTACCCCCTTTTGTTTCTCTTATATAATTCCTCAACATAAATTAAACCTTCACTTTCTTAGtttctttcttcaattccatTGCAAAATTAAACCCATGATGTTATTTCCTTTCAATTACTCTTAATATATCTAATTCATTAATATATGACCCCGTTTCAATTGATTAATTTCTGGGTTTGCTAGTTTTAAAAAGTCTAACTCTCATTAAAAACAAAAGTCGTAACAAATTAACCTTAAAACCAAGACAAATAGAGAGGTTTTGTCAGCCGCTTTTTTAAGTTGGCGAGTGTTAGTGTTGTTGAAGATGTTCTTGCTaggattgttgttgttgatgatgatgatagggAGAGAAGAAGGCGGCCGCAATCGAGGAATTTAGGGTTAGTGCTAGTGAGAATGAGCGTGATTTGCCGATTGATGCGGGTGATGTTTGCAGAGAGATTAAACATGATAAGCGTGATTATATTATAGGGCTCTTTGTAATTTGTTTTTAAGGTAATTGTTCATATTTGGTGTTCTGATTTTGTACTATCATTGATTTAATTGGGTTAATTAgagtttttgtgtgattttggttgattttttTTGGTAATATGGAGTGGGGTTTCTGGGTTTTCTGGATTTTTTGGTATAGGGTAGAGGAAGGAGATGAAGATCATATACAAAGAGAAAGTTGTGACTTTTTTACCTATTATTATAGGTTAATAAAGGCCCAATTTTATTAAAAGTAAATGAGTGTAATAGTTGGTTATATTGGTAGTTAAAttatagtttggagtattttgagaagcacctcaatagtttggagtattaccattaaataaccctaattattattattattattactattgttatacTCTGTTTGGGACGGCAAACTCCATCTCACACATACTACCTCCGTCTCGATCATTTGTTACTTATTCTATTTTCAgttgtctcagtcaattgtttatCATTCTATTCCGGGAATGCTtttaatgaacaatttgatcCACTTGTCATCTAATGATTGACCCTCTCCTCTTTCCATTGTCTTTGTGTTAAAACTTAAAACCAAAGGTAAACTGAAGAGTCACGGGCGAgagcacctaagagggggagggggtgaattaggtgtctatttaaaatttaagcttaatgaaatcttcttttaaaactcttaaacactttaaacaatgcttagataaaagaagaagtcgatacttagaactagagagttagaagtattcaacaacgattcagcaagcagaagttacagtatactcaacagttgattctgtagattaaaacgtgagtagagtgtgcagcggaaataaaacgaaatagacacgacaaacgaggtttttaaaaactggttcggtcactaaTCCGTTTTATTTGTAACGTTCAAAAGCTTGTAACCTCTCACAACCCTCTCCCACTCTTCTCTAATTCTTCAATATAGAATCCTTACAAATCCTTACAGAT
It includes:
- the LOC141591625 gene encoding borneol dehydrogenase, mitochondrial-like gives rise to the protein MLRLEGKVAIITGGASGIGEYTAKLFSKHGAKVVIADIQDDLGQTICKELGPSATFVHCDVSNEAHVKDVVDYTMAQYGKLDIMHNNAGLVGSLIPNITDTTLPDFEKIIKVNLIGPFLGTKHAARVMIPARQGSIITTSSICSIIGGGAPYAYSSSKHGVVGLMKNAAVELGNYGIRVNCVAPHLISTPMTRSFLNMKDEDFSNFYSNIKGERCKVEDIAQTALFLASDDSKYVSGHNLVVDGGFTIMNPGFCMYEYTK